The Triticum urartu cultivar G1812 chromosome 6, Tu2.1, whole genome shotgun sequence genome includes the window GGTCAGTGTCCAACACTAGTCAGATCGAAAAGTCTCTGCTCTTGTCCACTGTCATGTGTAGCTATGCCATCTTGCACTTCCTAGTAAACATTTTAGTAGCTGAACAGCAAGCGATTCCGACAAGCACCAAAGCAACGACAAAAACTGCAGGTAGCATATGGAATCCATCAAGACATACAACTAGACAAGTGCTGCAATGTGATGAAAGCAAGAATTCGTGGTTTGAAATGTTGAGATCGATGTTAGTAGCATACCGGCAATGGTGCCAAAGAACAGCATCGCAAGGCGGTACCGTACCAGCCATGGAAGCTCTGTTTCGAGACTACAATGTGCTTCAAAAGAATGCCCTTCTTTTTTGTTTGCATGTGCATTTGATGGCTTCAGCTCAGATATAGGGAACTCCACACCATCAACGGAATTGCCCTGTAAATCTCTTAGTTCAATTTTAACCCATGGAGTTACTGCATTCCAATCTATTTCGATTGCTCCAAAATTTGGCTGACCTGATACATACAACAACAAAAGGACCAACCGGTGAAGGACTACAAGAACAACTCAAACCACAGCAGAAAATAAATCAAATACGGGCTGAAAATTCGTAATGCTATGTTCACAATTTCATGGTAATAGCATTAAACTGCAGCATTTAGAAGAAAAAAACTTGTGAAGCTACAAGTACTAAATATGCAGAAGGGGGAACAGATTACAACTACACCAGCAACCGAAAAGAACCTTCATATTGTAATATGATAGAAGCAAGGCAATTCGGTAAGCCAACACTTCAAACACGTTCTACGGCAATTGTTACTTAGGGGGGTATATGCTGTCATGACATTCTAAGGAAATGAAAGCTTACCATATGAGCATGATTTGTGACGGCAGTTAGGGCTGAAGACTCGCATGGGGGTTGGTGTCAGCCAAGCCAGAAGTCTCATAACAGATTGAAATATTGCTGGTACAGAATTCTCGACAGACTGAGTAAGACCACTCGAGGTAATATCATACAATGGATATTGAACACCGCAGTCAAAACGAGCGATTTCTCCAAAATGAACATCACCACTAATAAATAAGACCCCATTTCTCTGCATATAGTCAGCAGTCAGCACATGTTCCATGAAAACAATAAACAGGTAAGGCAAATATTCATTTTAGATGACATCTGTGGAATCTTGTTAAATATCCAACACTCCTAGAATGAGTAAATCTAAAGCTTTACAACATGTTACAAGGACACCTGTTATCAAACtgggaaacatttttttctaaTATGAGAATACTTTACATGGGTCATAAACAAAGTAAAACTCAAAAATATGGCAGCTACTTCATAATGAATATGCCGAAGGACTGCCTTTTATAGTAAAGTAATAGTAAGCAACCTTACTGCTATCGATCAGTCTAAACAGCTGTTCTCTTTCCCTCGGAAAGCGTGCCCAAGACTCCACATAGAACAAAGGTCGAGTGGTGGCAGAAAGATTGGACACCACCTGCATTAACACATTGGAAAATGTTCTGTTACTCTATGCTACTCCAATGAAAAACCAAATACAGATAATAATAAAATAATAATGGAAGTGCCAAAAGAAAGGCAAAAAATCTTCTTCTGCAGTCATTCAGCAGCTGTTAAACACATGGAAGATCGTATTATTCAAATTCTCTCACTAAAATCAATCATAGATGCCACTCATGTTGCTGAATCTTTTTATCTATGTATGAAATTATAAGAGAATCTTTGGTTCAATACTATCATCTGCCACAAAATTGTGATGATGAACTGAAGGTGTATATCCAAACTTTGCAAATTCCTTGTACCACACTAAGTTCCTGCATGCTCCAATGCTTTTATGATAAGTTTAAGTTTACAACATGACCAGTCATGATCCTAGGCCAGATCCATACTGTTGAGTATAATGTTTATTTAGGGAACATAGGATAGCGTAAGATTTATTCTACCTTGCCTTGTACTCCAAGATGATCATGTACTCATGTATACAGGGGCGGGCCCAGGATTTTAAGAGTGTGTATTCAAAATCTTAAGAGCTTACAGTTTTTTGACAACTTGTTTTTGGCATGTATAAATGATGATAGCATCATTTTATACAAATTGTATAATATATAAAAGATAAAACATGGAAATTGGAATAGCATCATAGATTCATCTTATTGATCTAGGATCAAAACTTGGAATTGTTGAATGTATGAAAGTACTAATTACTAAACATATGAAGTGGTAACATCTAACAACAATGGAGAGTACAATCGGTACTAGTACTAGTGCCGGTACATCAAAATAAATTCACATCCAGTACTACTAATGCCAACTTcttcaaaacatccaaaacaaaaaaatatttgCCCAACAAACGACTCTGTAGCGCCTCCATAAAAATGAATCTGGGCAACCATCCAAGAATAACCTTTTTTTAGGGGATCTAAGAATTAATCTAAAAGGCCATAATGCACATCTGAGAAAAAGAATAGAAAATGTATCTGAAAAGATTGATGTGTCAACTGACGAACGAGATTGATGCCTCGACTCAATCTCACACCCTGGATGCATGTGCGTCGCGGTCGCGTGTCAGCCTGCCACTACGCGCCGATGCTCCTGCCGCCGTGCGGCTGTGGACCGTGGTGCTTTTTCTAGCGATGAGAACTGGGAGTGTGGGCGGAGCGGTTCATCCGATCGATGATCGATCAGGGCTGCGTCTGATTGCGCCCACGACCACTATATAATTTTGAATTGGGCTGGGACTGACCTACTAGATGAAAAGAGATTTGGGCCACTAGGCCATGTTGGAGCGTGAAAGGGAGAGAAGCACGAGGTGGGCTGGCTAATCCTTCGGCTGGAAGCGATACAATCTGCTATTCTGTCTATATCTCGTTTTTATTTCATACAGTACATGGTACACACTATATATACATAATATTTTGGCCAAAATAATGGGTATTGAAGTGAATACCCATGAattcacccgcaaaaaaaaaagaatacCCATGAATTGTACTGGGCCCGCCCCTGCAtgtatatatgcccacgaggctcaagcaatataTCAACAATTTCACCAATCACTCTCTAtcccttctaacatggtatcagcCTAACCTCGATCCACAGCGCTAGCCGTCGCCGCTTCCACACCGCGCCGCCCCCGGGGCGGTCTACCTCCATGATCGTCACCGGGGGCCAAGCCGCCCATACCTAGGGTTCGTCCGCCGATCGCGTTGATCGGCTGCCCTAGAGAGTCTTTTTCCTGATCAATTGATCCGGGTTTTTTCTCTCGCCGGTCGTTTGATCGGTGTTCTTTTTTGGTTTTCCGATCTATAGATCGGTTTGCGTCGCCCACCGCCGCCCGTCGACCCTCACGCGCCTCACTTCGACATCGACAACACCAACCTCTCCAGCTGTGCGATCTGGCACGCACACGACACCCCGGAGGACGTACCGTCACCCATGTATCCATCTACACATCGTGCTTGCCGGGTCATCGCCGTGGTCCGTTCAGATCGCCTTGGTCTGTATCCATCTGGTTTGGTTGCTGCATCGCGCCTAAGCAGCTATGCGTCCGTGCGCTGGTGTGGTGGCCGCTCGTGCGGTTTGGCTCTGGCCGGGTGCCGGTGGCCTCGATCCCCGCGGCTACTCACGCGCCCCGCGCGGACATGGGTTGTTGCTCGCGCGCCTATGTTGGCGGCCGCCCGCGCAGGGTAAGCAGGCCAAGTTGATTCACATCACATGGCCTGGATAacacgtgtgtgtgtgtgtgcatgcatgcctTGGCTGATGGTACATCATGCGTCTCACGCTGGTGTTTCTGCATATGTGTCCAGCCCGTTGCATGACATGCCACGTCTGGCCGGGTGCCTCGTCCTTTGCAGGATCTTGTGTGAATATCTTCGTCGCGTATGCGCGCCTCTCCACCGATTGAGCACCGGATTGCCGCTGCGTCGTCTCATCGGACAGTAGCGTCCTCATCTTGTGGTTCTTCTCGCGGCTGCACCGACCCGCGTGCTGCCGCTGCGTCGCCCTTTGGGCCGTAGTGTCGCCGGCCGCGGTCCACCACCGCCCCGAGGCCGTCCGCTTCAGGTCGTCTCCGTGGCTGCATCGACCATCGCGCTGCCGCTGCGTCGCCTCATCATGACGTAGTGCCGTGGCATGCGGTCTACTCCGCCATCCCCGTGCGTCGACTTCTACGTGGTATGTGTCGCGCTGCCTCCCTAGGCGCGGGAACACCACCGTTCGTACCGGTCTTTGTCATGCTTTCAGGCTCTTCCTCGCCTACTTCAAGCACCGTCGCCGcactcctaacctagccgccgccgccgctgctcttCTTTCCGGTCCACGACAACTACCTCGACACCGGTCaccccgactcgacatcgaccacggcGTCCCTCGCACGGCTACCTCAACCATGGCTAGACCACTCTACGCTCTCGGCTACATCGACATCGGCAGAAAGGGCTACCAccttgcttgagcaacctcgtcgGTTTCCACTCCAGCCACAACCGTTACGACTGTGGGGGGATGTTTGTCGGCTTACCTTCGGATTCTTCTCCAATCTTACCGTCTGCGTCGCCACCGTTGTGACtgcccccgggggggggggggggggggggggggggttgttgAGTATAATGTTTATTTAGGGAACGTAAGATAGTGTAAGATTTATTCTACCTTGCTACTCCAAGATGATCATGTACTcatatatatatgcccacgaggctcaagcaatataTCAATGATTTCACCAATCCCTCTCTATCCCTTCTAACACATACTTTGCAGTATCCTATATCCATTTCCACCAGAGTTTACCCTGTGTCTATTTTAGGACTAGTGAGAGAATATATTTACCTGAATTGAAGATCCAATGATGGTCATCTCTGACTGAGGACCACGTAGCTCCCTCTCCAGCCACTGCCACTGAGGATCTCCAAGTATAGTTCCATCACTTAAGAGTGGGTCTCTGTGATATCTGGTGTCCAACATTATTACCTGTAATAATGTATGAATATCTGTAGTGCACGTAAAATTAATAGTGAAGGGGAATCTTCAATGAAATTTGCAAACACACTGGTTCACTTTTGTGATTTTGACTGATAAATAACCCTTTTAGAGCATGTAGAAGTTGTCAACTGTTACGAAAGCAACTTAATATTATTAGGAGGCCAAAGGCAACATATATACAAGTACATGAGGATGCCAAAAGACTAGAATGCAAAAGACCAAAAGTCATCACTAATATAACTctaacaccccccccccctccaacTCATGGTGGATCcacaacactgagtttggagaggTGAAATCTATCGTGTGCTCTAGTCTGTGCCTTCGTGAAGAAGTCCGCTAGCTGTAACACGTAGGAAgcatcaacaccaatatgcttggtAAGCTCATGCTTCATGGGGTCCCGTGCAATGTTGATAGCACCTGTACTGTCGGACAAGAGAGTGGTAGGTGTAGTAACAGAAACACCAAAATCCTCCAGTAGCCATcgtaaccaagtcacctctgCCGTCAGAAGAGCCATAGCTCTCAACTCGGCCTCAGCACTCGAACGGGAAACTACAGTCTGTTTCTTCGTCTTCCAATCAATGAGAGAAccaccaagaaaaacacagtAAGCAGAAAGTGAACGGCGATCCGAAGGATCACTAGCCCACGTAGCATCTGAATAGGCTTGGAGCTGTAATGAGCTAGAACGGGGGGAAAGGAGACGATGAGAGATCGTGCCACGAAGATATCGTAGAACACGAAGAAGGTGACTATAGTGAACTGAAGTGGGAGCGAAACAAACTGGCTCAAAATATGGACAGGATATGAGATATCCGGACGAGTGACAGCAAGATAGACAAGACTCCCAACAAGATGACGGTAACGCGTCGGATCAGACAAGAGCTCGCCATCAGAAGCGCGAAGGTTAACattgagctccataggagtctcAGCAGTGCGCTCATCACTAAGAGCCgcacgagcaagaagatcctgAATATACTTTTCTTGGGAAATAGAAAAGCCATCAGAGGTGGAGGAAACCTCAATCCCAAGAAAGTAACATAAGGACCAAGTTCAGACATAAGAAACTGCTCACTGAGACGGGCCTTAACAAAGGCAATGTACTCagaatcatcgccggtgatgatcatgtcatcaacatatagaaGAAGAGTGCGACCACGAGCAGAAAGGTGGACAAACAGCGCTGGGCGAAAAACCAGCTGCAGTGACCACAGAGGCAAAACGCTCAAACCAAGCACGGGGGGCTTGATTAAGGCCATATAGAGATCGACGAAGACGGCAAACCATGCCATCAGGAACTGAATACCCGGGTGGTGGCTGCATATAAACTTCCTCACGCAACTCACCATTAAGAAAAGCATTCTTAACATCAAGCTGAGACACAGACTAGTGGCGAACAGAGGCCACGGCAAGAAGTGTGCGGACAATAGTCATATGggccacaggagcaaaagtctcatcgtaatcacaaccatgctcctgctgaaagccacgagccacaagacgagctttataacgctcaagagaaccatcagagcgagtcttaatcttatagacccacttacaagtgatggGACGAACACGGGAAGGAAGAGAAACCAGGTCCCACGTGCCATTGCGCTCAAGGGCAGCAATCTCCTCTGCCATCGCAAACTGCCATTCAGGATGAACAATAGCATCTCGATAAGAAGTCGGCTCAAGAACGATGGAAAGACCATAGTGAGAAGGAGAATAACGGTCAGGGGGCGGACAAGGCCGAGAACGAAGACCATAAGTCGGgtgagaggaggaagacgacacaTCAGAAGTAGAGGGCACATCTGTAGACTTATCCACAACATGTGAACGGCGAGTATAATGGAAAGGAAATGAGGGAAGAGGTCGAATCACTGAAGGTGGAGACGGGGAATGTATCGGTGATGAAGGTGGAGAAGGGGAATGTATCGGCGAATGAAGGTGGAGAAGGGGAAGGTATCGGTGATGAAGGTGGAGAAGGGGAAGGTACCGACGATGGAGGTGGAGAGTCATGCGATGAGGGAGGAGAAGAAAACGTAGGAGAGGACGGGGTCGGATCTGCAACAGCAAGATGAGGAGTAGGAATACTGGGCACAAAGGGTGGTGTATCTGGACATGTAAGAAAAGAGATGTCCTCCGTAGAAAAAAGCCGAGCAGGATGGACGTGGGTAGAAGGGACGAGATTCATCAAAAGTCACATCCCGGGAAATACGCATCCGGCGACCGACAGGATCCCAACACTGATAGCCCTTATGCTCATCACTGTATCCAAGAAAAACACACTCAACAGACTAAGCGGTCAATTTGGTGCGCTCACGAGGGGCAAGCAAAACATAGCAAACGCAACCAAACGAATGGAGTGCCGAATAATCGGGAGAACGACCAAAAAGATGCTCGAGAGGAATACCACCCTGTAGAGCAGCAGAAGGTTGAATGTTGATGAGATAGGTGGAAGTGGTAACAGCCTCAGCCCAAAAGTGAGGCGGAAGAGAGGTAGCAATCATCATTGCACGCGCCGTCTCAAGAAGGTGACGATGCTTGCGCTCAGCCACaccattctgagcatgagcaccagggCAAGAGAACTAAGTAAGAGTACCCTGCTCAGCAAGAAATCCTCGCAGTGCATGGGAGATATACTCACCAGCTGAATCTGCGCGAAAACCACGAATAGGAGTGGAAAACTGGTTATGAACCATGGCGGCAAAAAGGTTGTATATAGGTAAGACCTCACTACGAGAAGACATGAAATAGATCCAAGTGTACCGAGaaaaatcatctatgaagataaTATAGTAGCGATGACCCCCTTTCGAAGCGAAGGGAGCCAGACCCCAAACATCAGAGTGAATGAGATCAAAAGGACGCTCAGACACCGACTCACTGTGAGGGTAGGGTAACTGAATCTGCTTACCAAGCCGACAACCCAGACAATCCAACAAAGCGTTACGAGAGACAGACCCCAGAACACCGCGATGAACCAAAGATGAGAGACGAGAACCACATAAATGGCCAAGACGATGATGCCACTACTGAAAAGAGCTGGTAGATGCAGCTATAGGGGGTGTGAGACTGGCGGCGGTGGCAACGGAGGGAAGACGAAGCCAGTCAAGCTCCCAGAGACCATCAGAGCGTCAAGGGCCAGCACCAAGCAGAGCGCCCGTGCGACGATCCTGAATAGAACATGAATCGAAGTCGAGAATAACCCTAcaactagagtcaacaatctgaCCACCAGATATGAGTTGCATGGTAAGTCGAGGAACATGAGCGACAGAGGGAACATGAAATGAAGAAGTGCTAAGAGTGCCTCGACTAGCTACAGGGAGGGGAGTGCCATCAGCTGTAAGAACACGAACATGAGACTCCACAGGTTGAATAGAGGTCAAAGTGGAAGAATCATAAGTCATATGAAAAGACGCTCCAGTATCAAGAATCCATGGGGATGTACCTGAATGAGTGGAAGGTGGTTTCTCAGTGCCAGAAGAGTTAGCCATAGAACCTGTAGAAACCATCGGTGAAGAATCCCAAGCATCAAGCATGCATTTCAGCTGTGCAATCTCATGCACAGACAGGGACACGGCCGAAGAGGTCGAGGTAGAAACACCTGCCGATGATGAGCAGTCGCCTCCACCTGTGGAAGCTGCGTGCAGAGTCGACCGGGAGTAGCGAGTCAACGTAGAGCCGCATGAGAAAGCCACTAAGGGTGTCGACGTAGAGCGGTCACCGCCAAACACGGAAGCCACGAGAGGAGTCGACGTAGAGCGACAATCACCAGGTGCGGAAGTCGTGGGAAGAGTCGACGTAGAGCGGCCACTGCCGTGCACGGAAGCTGCAAGAGGAGTCGACGTATAGCGACCAGCACAGcctgttgaagactctgaaggGGACAACATCGCAGACGGACATGCACCAAGCACCGAGCAATGGCGCATGTGCGAGACTGGATCAATATAGGGAACGCCTTCGAAAGTGTGTGGATGGCGACGAAGACGCAGGCCCGACCGAAACATCATGCCAGTTTCTTTTTCTTCCATTTTTTTTGACAATAGTGAAAAGATCAGGCAACAGCCAAAGAATCAGGCCTCAGGCCAACAGCCGAGTCCCAAAGGCAGCACCCCAGGCCAAAAACGAAACAGACCAACTGCGGCGACTCGATTCAATCCAGCAGACGAACAGCCGAGGCGGAGCAGTTGACCTCCCATAGTTGCTGCCTCTGCTTGATCTGGAGAGCTCTCGATCTGGAGCGGATGGATGCCTAGACACGAAACAGCAGCAGCTATGAACGGATGCACGACCACTCGAGCGCCCGCGGACAGTAGCGGAAGGCAGCAGCGGCGCGGACGAGGCCGATGGCCGACGGCGCCGCGAAAGGCAGCAGCGGCGCGGACGAGGCCGGCGGCCGACGGCGCCGCGGAAGGCAGCAGGGGCACAGACGAGGCCGGCGGCCGGCAGCCGCGGAGGAAGACAGACGGCCGGCGGCGACCTTGGAGGAATACAAGCGGCCAGCGGCTCAATCGATCGGGACACACTCCGATAGGATCCAACACAGCGATGGATCAGCTAATTGGACGTCAAGCACGTGTAGCAAAAGCAAAATCACGGCCGGCAGGAAAGAGAGCAACGGCGGCTGTGCAGGAGATTGGATCGGGAGTAGCACGAGTTGCGACGTGCGAAAAAAATACCTAGAGCTCTAATACCATGTTACGAAAGCAACTTAATATTATTATTAGGAGGCCAAAGGCAACATATATACAAGTACATGAGGATGCCAAAAGGCTAGAATGCAAAGACCAAAAGTCATCACTAATATAACTCTAACAT containing:
- the LOC125513519 gene encoding alkaline phosphatase D, coding for MAGSRLVHLFLLILFFPSLRAAPNTTAVVSRIAFGSCANQSAPQPVWEAIVGFDPQVFIWLGDNVYGDNKRPFRVFGRERTVGPWRNVPRFYPATEEELRRKYELAKANPGYAKLRERARVIGTWDDHDYGVNDAGKEYSGKVLSQRLLLDFLDEDEDSPRRKQAGVYASYMFGPEGKRVKVIMLDTRYHRDPLLSDGTILGDPQWQWLERELRGPQSEMTIIGSSIQVVSNLSATTRPLFYVESWARFPREREQLFRLIDSSKRNGVLFISGDVHFGEIARFDCGVQYPLYDITSSGLTQSVENSVPAIFQSVMRLLAWLTPTPMRVFSPNCRHKSCSYGQPNFGAIEIDWNAVTPWVKIELRDLQGNSVDGVEFPISELKPSNAHANKKEGHSFEAHCSLETELPWLVRYRLAMLFFGTIAVFVVALVLVGIACCSATKMFTRKCKMA